In Capsicum annuum cultivar UCD-10X-F1 unplaced genomic scaffold, UCD10Xv1.1 ctg80921, whole genome shotgun sequence, one DNA window encodes the following:
- the LOC107855930 gene encoding F-box/kelch-repeat protein At3g06240-like, with protein sequence MVTGIHIPEEEILVDILTRLPVKSLLRFKCVSESWKTLISDPYFKRKHLNHAKNKLNFQKFLFDTRSPGKGYDFYCASLSPNGLFNDFRRLDWPSVSTPFYGFKVYCCCDALFLIGIHTENSYSLNEPSMLLLWNPSTSESMVLPRLGSPLQVSTYGLGYDSISDDYKVLRIDQEGMAPDEILALKSGSWRKIDHPSIRSDGDGFTMFGRECLPFVHGAFHWLGFRSFMKESLDSFSISDETYGRIPLPKNVRIDPESSELSFMPVEVGMSVLRGMLCLFNNNTMIFNLWIMKEYGVQESWTKLLTISSNGASLILPKYRFSNGKVLLWYEVDFIKRTIYRTSDGLTDQIWPFNCDDIDPATIIYDEFVYTESLI encoded by the coding sequence ATGGTAACGGGAATTCACATTCCAGAGGAGGAAATACTTGTGGACATCCTCACCAGACTTCCTGTAAAATCTCTTTTGCGTTTCAAATGTGTCTCCGAATCTTGGAAGACATTAATCTCCGATCCATATTTTAAGAGGAAGCATCTCAATCATGCCAAGAACAAACTCAATTTTCAAAAATTCCTTTTTGACACCCGCTCTCCGGGCAAGGGTTATGATTTCTATTGTGCTTCTTTATCTCCGAATGGACTTTTTAATGATTTTCGGAGACTTGATTGGCCAAGTGTTTCTACGCCATTTTATGGTTTTAAAGTCTATTGTTGTTGCGATGCCTTGTTTCTCATCGGGATTCATACAGAAAATTCTTATTCTTTGAATGAGCCTTCGATGCTCTTGCTATGGAACCCCTCCACATCAGAATCAATGGTACTTCCCCGTTTAGGATCTCCGCTACAGGTATCTACTTATGGATTGGGATATGACTCTATTAGCGATGATTATAAAGTTCTTAGGATTGACCAGGAGGGCATGGCACCAGATGAAATTCTCGCACTGAAAAGTGGTTCCTGGAGAAAGATTGATCATCCCTCAATTAGGAGTGACGGTGATGGCTTTACGATGTTTGGTAGGGAATGTTTGCCATTTGTACATGGAGCTTTTCATTGGCTTGGTTTTCGTAGTTTTATGAAGGAATCCTTGGATTCATTTAGTATTTCAGATGAGACATACGGGAGGATACCCTTACCAAAAAATGTGCGTATAGACCCGGAAAGTTCTGAACTGAGCTTCATGCCAGTTGAAGTGGGCATGTCTGTATTGCGAGGAATGCTTTGTCTTTTTAATAACAACACAATGATTTTCAATTTATGGATAATGAAAGAATATGGTGTTCAGGAATCTTGGACAAAGTTGCTCACTATATCAAGTAATGGGGCTTCTTTAATCCTACCGAAATATAGATTTTCTAACGGTAAAGTGCTACTTTGGTATGAGGTTGATTTTATTAAACGTACTATTTATAGAACATCTGATGGATTAACCGATCAAATATGGCCTTtcaattgtgatgatattgatccAGCTACCATTATTTACGATGAATTTGTTTATACGGAGAGTTTGATCTGA